AGCCGCCCTGGAACCGGTCGCCGGCCGCCTGCGCTGGATGACCCGCCGGAACGAGGAGTGGCCCCAACTCCTCGTCGAGCACCGTGAGTTGTACGAGGCGATCGCCTCCGGCGATCCGGCCCGGGCACGGGCGCACGCGCTGACGCATGTGCGGACGAACTACCGGTCCACCATGCGGCACCTGTTCGAGACCTCATCCGAAGTCTGAGGCCCCGCCCGAAGTCTTTGAGCCCTCATCCGAAGTCGGTGTCGTACGACGGCCTCGTCGCCTCAAGTCAGGCCGTGCAGCCCCGCCGCTCGCGCCGCCGTGCGCAGCACCTCCCGCAGCATCACCGGCGTGAGCCGCCCGGTGAAGGTGTTGCGCTGGCTGACGTGGAAGCAACCGAAGAGATCGAGGCCGTCCAGCGACACGCGCGCACCGTGCGCGAAGGCGGGTCGCGGCCGGGGTACCGTCCAGCCCGCCTGCGCGAACGCGGGCAGCGCGGCCTGCCAGCCGAAGGCGCCGAGCACGACCACGGCCCGCAGCGTCGGACGGAGCAGGTTCAGCTCCTGGACCAGCCAGGGCCGACAGGTGTCCCGCTCCTCGGGCGTGGGTTTGTTGGCGGGCGGGGCGCAGTGCACGGGCGCGGTCACACGTACGCCGTACAGCTCCAAGCCGTCGTCGGCGGAGACGGCGGTGGGCTGCGAGGCCAGCCCCACGTCGTACAGCGCCTGGTACAGCACGTCTCCGGAGCGGTCGCCGGTGAACATCCGGCCGGTGCGGTTGCCGCCGTGCGCGGCCGGGGCGAGACCGACGACGAGCAGACGGGCGTCCGACGGCCCGAAGCCCGGTACCGGTCGGCCCCAGTACGTCCAGTCGGCGAAGGCGGCGCGCTTGCCCCGGGCCACCTCCTCGCGCCACGCCACCAGCCGAGGGCAGGCCCGGCAGCCGGCGATCCGCTCGTCGAGCCCGGCAAGACCGACGGAACCGGCCGGGCCGGCGGGACCCATGGGGCCGTTGGTGTCCATGCGTCCACCGTACGACCGCGCCAGGAAACCCCCTGAGCGACTCAGCACGGGGCATTAAGGTCGGAGACATGGCTGTGGAACGTACGGACGACGACGAGACGGGCGGGACAAGCGGGACTGCCGGGACCGCCGGGACTGCCGCGACGGGCGAGGACGTGGACCCCAAGGTCGCCGCCGCGGTGGCCGCCGCCGAGGCAGCCGGTCCGCAGAGCGGTGAGAGCGTGCGCGTCGACAGCTGGATCTGGTCGGTCCGGCTGGTCAAGACCCGTTCCATGGGAGCCGCCGCCTGCAAAGGCGGGCACGTGCGGGTGAACGGCGAGCGCGTGAAGCCCGCGCACTCCGTGCGGGTCGGCGACGAGGTGCGCGTACGGCAGGAGGGCCGGGAGCGGATCGTCGTGGTCAAGCGCCTGATCCGCAAGCGGGTCGGCGCCCCCGTGGCCGTCCAGTGCTACGTCGACAACAGTCCGCCGCCCCCGCCCCGCGAGGCCGTCGCCCCGGCCGGCATCCGCGACCGCGGTACGGGCCGCCCGACCAAGCGCGACCGCCGCGAGCTGGAGCGCCTGCGGGGACTGCTGGGCGGAGGCCGCCCCGAAGAGCACTGACAGCCACGACGACGGCGATGGCGGTGAGGTCCGGAGCAGGCTCTTCGACCTGCCGGACGCCACCGCCGTCGCCGTATCCGTACCCGTACCTGTTCGGGCTTCGCACGGCGTGGATCGCGCCCCTCACGCCTGTCGTCGCACCAGCCGCAGCAGATCCGCGTTGTGCCCGCGCCGCGCCCAGGCTATGAGGGCGAGCGGCACGATCAGGATCAGCGGTGTCGCCGCGTTCTCCCCGTCGAGGGCGGTGAGCGAGACGACGAACGCCCCCACCATCAGTCCGCTCAGCGCCACGGCCGCCACCGACTGCAGCACCGGGATCAACAGCGCGATTCCGCCGGCCAGTTCGAGGACACCGATGGCGTACATCCCCGCGCTGCCCCATCCCATCTTGTCGAAGCCCTCGACGGCCGTGGGGTGCGCGATCAGCTTGGGCAGCGCGCTCGCGATCACGTAGAAGAGGGCGAGGAACACCTGCAGGGCGCGCAGGGCGATACGGGCTCGGCGACCGCGGGTGGTCGCGGACTCGGCGACGACGGTACGGGAGGTGGCGGCGGAGCCGGCGGGGACGGAAGCGGCGGTCTCGGACATGAGGGTCTCCTGTGGGAAGCGGTCCGTGGTGCTGTCACAGAGGTAGACCCACGCCGACTCCAGAACTCATCGCCGTCCGACGACTCTTGCCGCCCGACGACTCATCGCCGCTCGACAATTCTCGCGCCTAGGACACCGGCACGGCCCGCGCCCAGATCCGGTCCTCCGTCAGGTACTTGTCCACCTTCAGCCCTGCCTCCGCCAGAGCCTCCTCGAACTGCTCCTTCGTCAGCGGCCGGGCCCGGAACGTCTGGGTCCAGGTCGCGTCCGGGAACTCGTACTCCGCGAGCACCGAGTTCACGCCGTCCCCCACCGGCTCCGACGATGCGATCCGCAGGGTGAAGCCGCTGGGGTCGACCCTCTCGCGCGGCACGTTCGTGTGGTAGTCCTCGCCCTCGCGCTGGATGAGCACGCAGCCGTCCTCCGCGACGTGCCGTACACAGGTGCGCAGCAGCGCCTGCCGCACCTTGACGTCACTGGTGTGCACGAGGAACGACGCGAGCAGCACCACGTCGAATCTCTCGCCCAGGTCCAGTTCCTCGATCGGGCTGCATATCGTGCGTGCCCCGCGGACGCGCTCCAGCATCTCGGCGGACTCGTCCACCGCCGTGACCGTGAACCCCCGCTCCAGCAGCGGATGGGTCATGCGCCCCACCCCGCTGCCCAGCTCCAGGATGCGCGCGCCCGCCGGTACCGCCGCGGTGATGATGTCCGGCTCCGGCCCTGCGGGCAGCCGCGAGTAAAGCTCGACCGCGCAGCCGTCCGGGGTGATCGGCCCCGGCCCCGTGCCCTGATGTCCCGCTCGCATTTTCAGCTCCATGCCCGTCCAACGGCCCGCATCCCCACGCCCGTTCCCGTCCGGCCCCGCTTCACCCGTCCGAGTGACAGCGGGCAGCACGCCCCCCGTACCCGGCGCAGCCCGGCCCCCCATACCTCACAACGGAAACCAGCCATGCCCGATGTACCAGTGGCCGCCCGCCCGCAGATGGTCACCGACGGCCCGCTCCACGGAGGTGCGCCGGGGCAGGCTCTCCACGGGCAGCTCCGGGTCCCCGAAGACGAACTGAACCGGCTCGGTGTCCGCCGGTTCCGTGTCCTCGCGGGCGATCCGGAAGCGCTCCTGGAACCGGACGACGTTGGAGTCCGCGGGCAGATACCGCTTCAACTGCGGGTCGAGCAGCCAGGAGTGGCAGAGCGCGGCCCGGTACTTCTCCTCGGGGTAGTGCCTCGCGAAGAACTCGCCGGCCAGCGCCAGCGCGCGGTCGCAGGCGGCCGGTGACAGAGGCCCGAGGAAGTCGGGGATGTGAAGGTTCAGACACAGGGTGCCGGGGGCCACGTCCAGCCCGGCCGCCGCGAGCACCCGCGCCGTACGCTCCCCGTGCCGCGCCCGCTCGAACTGCAGCCGGCCCAACTGGTACAGCTCGCCCCGGAAGTGACGGGTGAGCCAGCGCGGCGCCTGCGCGCCTGTCGTGCCGTGGCGTCTGCGGTGCACGGCCATGTTCCGCCCGAGGTCGGTGAGGGTGCGCCGGGAGACGTCGGCCGGTATGCCGCGCTCCCGGTGGTACGCGCGGGTGCGGGGCAGCGCCGCCACGAACACGTACAAGGGGAAGCAGCGCCGCAGGGCGCCCGATGCCCAGTCGAGCTCGGGCGGGTCGCCCGCGCCGCCGATCTCCCCCATCCCCCGGACGAGGTCCTCGACCGACGCCTCGAGGAGCCGCGCCAGCTCCGGATCGTCCGTGACCCGTCGGCCCATCCGTACGAGTTCGTTGATGTCGTCGTGCGGTACCGCCAGGTCGAGCAGTACCTCGGCCAGCTCATCGGCATCCGGAAGCACGTGGGGACCCCCCTGTTCGGACCCTTTGGTGAACGTCCGTTCCGAAGGGTACGTTGCAAGGAGGAGTAGTGATCCCGATGCGTACGGGCAGTGAACCGACGACCGCGCGCAGTGCATTGCGGCTGCGCTTCTGGCTGAGCGCGTGGGGGCTGATCTGGGCCGTCTTCGGCACGATCGCCTTCGCGCTCGCCGGACGCCCGGGCTGGGCGATCGCCTGCGGGGTGCTGTGGCTGGTGATCACCGTCGACATGACGCTGATCCTGCGGCACATCCGCCAGGGCCCGCACTACCAGCCGGGCCGCGACATCCCGCCGTACCGCCCGCCGGACAGGCCCTAGAGTCGGCCTGTCCGGCGGGGCGGTTCACGAGTCGAAGCGTGCCGCCTGCAGGAACTCCGGTTTCGGATCCAGCGCGGCCGCCAGGCGGAAGTGGCGCCTGGCCTGGTCCTGGCGGCCCTGGCGCTCGTAGGTCCGGGCGAGCGCGAAGTGCGCGAACGCGTTGTCCGGCTCGCGCTCCAGGACGATGGTGAACTCCAGCTCCGCGGGTCGCAGTTGCGCGGCCGCGAAGAAGGCACGCGCGCGCAGCAGCCGTGCGGCGGTGTTCTCCGGGTGCGCGGCGACGACCGAGTCGAGCAGCTTCACCGCGCCCCGCGGGTCCCGTGCGGCGAGCAACTGCTCGGCGGCGCGGAAGTCGATGACATGCGTCTCGGGAGTACGTCCGGTGGAACCGCTGGTCTCGGGCACGGCAAAGTCCTTCCCTTACTGGCAGGGTTCAACGCCCGGACGGGGGCCTGCTATTCCTGGGACTCCTGTGGCGATGCCCGGGTCGCGCGGGCCCTGCGGACGAGATCGGCCCAGACGTCCCGTACACGCCGCTGGAGTTCTTCCAGGGGGACGTCGTTGTCGATGACGATGTCCGCGATCTCCAGGCGCTTCTCGCGTGTCGCCTGGGCGGCCATGCGCGCGCGGGCGTCCGCCTCGGTCATGCCGCGCAGCCGGACGAGCCGGTCGAGCTGGGTCTCGGGGTTCGCGTCGACGACGACCACGACGTCGTACAGCGGCGCGAGTCCGTTCTCCGCGAGGAGCGGGACGTCGTGG
The nucleotide sequence above comes from Streptomyces sp. NL15-2K. Encoded proteins:
- a CDS encoding class I SAM-dependent methyltransferase gives rise to the protein MRAGHQGTGPGPITPDGCAVELYSRLPAGPEPDIITAAVPAGARILELGSGVGRMTHPLLERGFTVTAVDESAEMLERVRGARTICSPIEELDLGERFDVVLLASFLVHTSDVKVRQALLRTCVRHVAEDGCVLIQREGEDYHTNVPRERVDPSGFTLRIASSEPVGDGVNSVLAEYEFPDATWTQTFRARPLTKEQFEEALAEAGLKVDKYLTEDRIWARAVPVS
- a CDS encoding DoxX family protein — its product is MSETAASVPAGSAATSRTVVAESATTRGRRARIALRALQVFLALFYVIASALPKLIAHPTAVEGFDKMGWGSAGMYAIGVLELAGGIALLIPVLQSVAAVALSGLMVGAFVVSLTALDGENAATPLILIVPLALIAWARRGHNADLLRLVRRQA
- a CDS encoding uracil-DNA glycosylase, with the translated sequence MDTNGPMGPAGPAGSVGLAGLDERIAGCRACPRLVAWREEVARGKRAAFADWTYWGRPVPGFGPSDARLLVVGLAPAAHGGNRTGRMFTGDRSGDVLYQALYDVGLASQPTAVSADDGLELYGVRVTAPVHCAPPANKPTPEERDTCRPWLVQELNLLRPTLRAVVVLGAFGWQAALPAFAQAGWTVPRPRPAFAHGARVSLDGLDLFGCFHVSQRNTFTGRLTPVMLREVLRTAARAAGLHGLT
- a CDS encoding acyltransferase domain-containing protein, which encodes MLPDADELAEVLLDLAVPHDDINELVRMGRRVTDDPELARLLEASVEDLVRGMGEIGGAGDPPELDWASGALRRCFPLYVFVAALPRTRAYHRERGIPADVSRRTLTDLGRNMAVHRRRHGTTGAQAPRWLTRHFRGELYQLGRLQFERARHGERTARVLAAAGLDVAPGTLCLNLHIPDFLGPLSPAACDRALALAGEFFARHYPEEKYRAALCHSWLLDPQLKRYLPADSNVVRFQERFRIAREDTEPADTEPVQFVFGDPELPVESLPRRTSVERAVGDHLRAGGHWYIGHGWFPL
- a CDS encoding tetratricopeptide repeat protein, which codes for MPETSGSTGRTPETHVIDFRAAEQLLAARDPRGAVKLLDSVVAAHPENTAARLLRARAFFAAAQLRPAELEFTIVLEREPDNAFAHFALARTYERQGRQDQARRHFRLAAALDPKPEFLQAARFDS
- a CDS encoding DUF6343 family protein translates to MRTGSEPTTARSALRLRFWLSAWGLIWAVFGTIAFALAGRPGWAIACGVLWLVITVDMTLILRHIRQGPHYQPGRDIPPYRPPDRP
- a CDS encoding RNA-binding S4 domain-containing protein produces the protein MAVERTDDDETGGTSGTAGTAGTAATGEDVDPKVAAAVAAAEAAGPQSGESVRVDSWIWSVRLVKTRSMGAAACKGGHVRVNGERVKPAHSVRVGDEVRVRQEGRERIVVVKRLIRKRVGAPVAVQCYVDNSPPPPPREAVAPAGIRDRGTGRPTKRDRRELERLRGLLGGGRPEEH